GTGTATCGATCAATACATCCGTCAACCGACCCGCTCTTCCCGCCACAAAAAGCTGATGAATTTCGTCGCTGGCAGCATAGATTAAACTGAATAAAACCGCTTTAAGTCCCGGGTTAGAGAATCCCCGGGATTTAAGTGCCAGATATGAAAAAATCCCTAAAATCAGATAGACAAAAAAATGAGCGTTCTTTCTGATAAAATGATCAAAGCCGGCCAGCTTTAAATTGATGCCAAACAAAGCTTCCAACTGCGTCATAATGAGGCTGCTTAAACCAGTGCTCAGGCTTCCGGAAA
This genomic interval from Eubacteriaceae bacterium ES3 contains the following:
- a CDS encoding VanZ family protein, whose product is MEIIKKYGWWILTILWMGVIFLSSSQTGEISGSLSTGLSSLIMTQLEALFGINLKLAGFDHFIRKNAHFFVYLILGIFSYLALKSRGFSNPGLKAVLFSLIYAASDEIHQLFVAGRAGRLTDVLIDTLGALVGVFIAYQIKKRRGQRE